One window from the genome of Populus alba chromosome 15, ASM523922v2, whole genome shotgun sequence encodes:
- the LOC118037321 gene encoding small polypeptide DEVIL 3-like — protein sequence MKIVSATIRDSKKRMSCDKGFGGFLREGRGRLYIIRRCVVMLVCWSD from the coding sequence ATGAAGATTGTAAGTGCTACAATTAGAGATTCTAAGAAAAGGATGTCATGTGATAAAGGATTTGGTGGGTTCCTCAGAGAAGGTAGAGGCAGGCTGTACATCATTAGAAGATGTGTTGTTATGCTTGTCTGCTGGAGTGACTAA
- the LOC118037320 gene encoding uncharacterized protein isoform X1 has translation MSRSPSFAVKQELSLKTDLESLQQWVVAFCIIRFDLEQGQLIEECYPPGSLSNEEELDVAFSSFPDSVSQNQNRSSIHDCIFFFRIQRRKSSEQRNVNSSEIVEIDDKEVSSNSMKDKVINRRKIRNDTKQLKYLYGYVFNRQRHDERLRRGGEQKSVVILSHNPYSSVFRPLLQIMGPLYFDLGKKALEHIAAYVSMWPAPVPGKHMELPIGNALLKVSLPPAHSLSFEIGMFEESASAMAPFLPNNQSIPQGLFHDSDIFGTFRSILLQLWLLWELLLIGEPILIIGPTPPQCCEAVASLVSLVAPLPCSIDFRPYFTIHDPDFKHLNSLREGDTFPPMILGVTNLFFLKALRNIPHIVSVGSPALNSNQVPFASRSAGRIHGRPEGFGLQQLSLKKFSPSSLLSAVKLRRDGPLCLMTEHKEAVWSTYVATTKPDTSILNRLIDAGMLPRVEESMSVVNNEILRRHFLELTTNFLAPFGPYFRATTPSEGSLPFIDPPPLPPFDADEFLANLSARGVGKFLSKRMKSNWLDLYKRFLKGPNFMPWFQRRLTVAEQEQHRLWRQARMKADIKLLISKMPELEVVDYFNAIERHLLGEIQMEKLGRAAVDFTETCQKLKKDLQAVFNVLPKDMQQLLLMNPERAALLQLSSEPTKLPGRPSLQIGVVSSTSSR, from the exons ATGAGTCGATCACCTTCATTTGCTGTTAAACAGGAGCTTAGTCTAAAGACTGATTTGGAATCTTTGCAGCAATGGGTTGTTGCCTTTTGCattattagatttgatcttgAACAAGGCCAGCTTATTGAAGAGTGTTATCCACCTGGTTCTCTTTCAAATGAAGAGGAACTTGATGTTGCTTTTAGTTCATTTCCGGATTCTGTTTCCCAGAACCAGAACCGTTCAAGCATTCATGATTGCATATTCTTTTTCCGCATCCAAAGGCGGAAGAGTTCTGAACAAAGAAATGTGAATTCGTCGGAGATAGTAGAAATTGATGATAAAGAAGTATCTTCAAATTCCATGAAAGACAAGGTGATtaatagaagaaaaattagaaatgatacCAAACAATTGAAATACTTGTATGGCTATGTATTTAACAGGCAACGGCATGATGAGAGGCTAAGAAGAGGTGGAGAACAAAAATCTGTGGTGATATTATCACACAATCCTTACTCCAGTGTGTTTAGGCCTTTGTTACAAATCATGGGtcctttatattttgatttaggaAAGAAAGCTCTTGAGCATATTGCTGCTTATGTTTCAATGTGGCCTGCTCCTGTACCTGGTAAACACATGGAGCTTCCTATTGGGAATGCCTTGCTTAAAGTTAGCTTGCCACCTGCTCATAGTCTGTCATTTGAAATTGGGATGTTTGAAGAATCTGCTTCTGCCATGGCACCTTTTCTTCCAAATAATCAGTCAATTCCACAGGGTCTGTTTCATGATTCAGATATATTTGGTACATTCCGGAGCATTTTGTTGCAGCTCTGGTTGTTATGGGAACTGTTACTTATTGGTGAACCCATTCTAATCATAGGACCAACACCTCCCCAGTGTTGTGAGGCAGTTGCTAGTCTAGTCAGTTTGGTTGCTCCATTGCCATGCAGTATTGATTTTAGGCCGTACTTCACCATCCATGACCCTGATTTTAAGCATTTGAATTCACTTCGAGAAGGAGACACTTTCCCTCCTATGATATTGGGTGTGACGAATCTATTTTTCCTTAAAGCTCTTCGTAATATTCCCCACATTGTTTCGGTCGGCAGCCCTGCTCTTAATTCAAATCAGGTTCCCTTTGCAAGTAGGTCTGCTGGCAGAATTCATGGAAGACCAGAAGGATTCGGTCTTCAGCAGCTTTCCTTGAAGAAGTTTTCTCCTTCAAGTTTGTTGAGTGCTGTTAAGTTAAGGAGAGATGGTCCTCTTTGCCTCATGACAGAACATAAGGAAGCTGTTTGGAGCACCTATGTCGCAACGACTAAGCCTGACACATCTATCTTGAATAGGCTTATTGATGCTGGGATGTTACCAAGGGTTGAGGAGTCAATGTCAGTTGTTAACAATGAAATATTGCGCCGTCATTTCTTAGAGCTCACCACCAACTTTTTGGCTCCTTTTGGCCCATATTTTAGGGCCACCACTCCTTCTGAAGGATCACTTCCATTCATTGACCCTCCCCCTCTTCCTCCATTTGATGCTGATGAATTTCTGGCAAACTTATCAGCAAGAGGTGTGGGGAAGTTTTTGTCGAAGCGGATGAAGTCTAATTGGCTGGATTTATACAA GAGGTTCCTGAAAGGGCCAAACTTCATGCCATGGTTTCAAAGAAGGCTCACAGTTGCTGAACAAGAACAACATAGACTCTGGAGGCAGGCAAGAATGAAAGCTGACATAAAGCTGCTCATATCCAAAATGCCAGAATTGGAAGTTGTTGATTATTTCAATGCTATTGAAAGACATCTCCTTGGAGAAATTCAG ATGGAGAAGTTAGGAAGGGCTGCTGTTGACTTTACAGAAACTTGCCAGAAACTGAAGAAAGATCTGCAGGCAGTGTTCAATGTCCTTCCCAAAGACATGCAGCAGCTTTTGCTTATGAACCCTGAAAGAGCAGCTCTTTTACAATTAAGTTCGGAGCCAACAAAACTTCCTGGCCGCCCATCCTTACAAATTGGAGTTGTATCTTCCACGTCATCCAGATAA
- the LOC118037320 gene encoding uncharacterized protein isoform X2, whose amino-acid sequence MSRSPSFAVKQELSLKTDLESLQQWVVAFCIIRFDLEQGQLIEECYPPGSLSNEEELDVAFSSFPDSVSQNQNRSSIHDCIFFFRIQRRKSSEQRNVNSSEIVEIDDKEVSSNSMKDKVINRRKIRNDTKQLKYLYGYVFNRQRHDERLRRGGEQKSVVILSHNPYSSVFRPLLQIMGPLYFDLGKKALEHIAAYVSMWPAPVPGKHMELPIGNALLKVSLPPAHSLSFEIGMFEESASAMAPFLPNNQSIPQGLFHDSDIFGTFRSILLQLWLLWELLLIGEPILIIGPTPPQCCEAVASLVSLVAPLPCSIDFRPYFTIHDPDFKHLNSLREGDTFPPMILGVTNLFFLKALRNIPHIVSVGSPALNSNQVPFASRSAGRIHGRPEGFGLQQLSLKKFSPSSLLSAVKLRRDGPLCLMTEHKEAVWSTYVATTKPDTSILNRLIDAGMLPRVEESMSVVNNEILRRHFLELTTNFLAPFGPYFRATTPSEGSLPFIDPPPLPPFDADEFLANLSARGVGKFLSKRMKSNWLDLYKRFLKGPNFMPWFQRRLTVAEQEQHRLWRQARMKADIKLLISKMPELEVVDYFNAIERHLLGEIQVIAEKYF is encoded by the exons ATGAGTCGATCACCTTCATTTGCTGTTAAACAGGAGCTTAGTCTAAAGACTGATTTGGAATCTTTGCAGCAATGGGTTGTTGCCTTTTGCattattagatttgatcttgAACAAGGCCAGCTTATTGAAGAGTGTTATCCACCTGGTTCTCTTTCAAATGAAGAGGAACTTGATGTTGCTTTTAGTTCATTTCCGGATTCTGTTTCCCAGAACCAGAACCGTTCAAGCATTCATGATTGCATATTCTTTTTCCGCATCCAAAGGCGGAAGAGTTCTGAACAAAGAAATGTGAATTCGTCGGAGATAGTAGAAATTGATGATAAAGAAGTATCTTCAAATTCCATGAAAGACAAGGTGATtaatagaagaaaaattagaaatgatacCAAACAATTGAAATACTTGTATGGCTATGTATTTAACAGGCAACGGCATGATGAGAGGCTAAGAAGAGGTGGAGAACAAAAATCTGTGGTGATATTATCACACAATCCTTACTCCAGTGTGTTTAGGCCTTTGTTACAAATCATGGGtcctttatattttgatttaggaAAGAAAGCTCTTGAGCATATTGCTGCTTATGTTTCAATGTGGCCTGCTCCTGTACCTGGTAAACACATGGAGCTTCCTATTGGGAATGCCTTGCTTAAAGTTAGCTTGCCACCTGCTCATAGTCTGTCATTTGAAATTGGGATGTTTGAAGAATCTGCTTCTGCCATGGCACCTTTTCTTCCAAATAATCAGTCAATTCCACAGGGTCTGTTTCATGATTCAGATATATTTGGTACATTCCGGAGCATTTTGTTGCAGCTCTGGTTGTTATGGGAACTGTTACTTATTGGTGAACCCATTCTAATCATAGGACCAACACCTCCCCAGTGTTGTGAGGCAGTTGCTAGTCTAGTCAGTTTGGTTGCTCCATTGCCATGCAGTATTGATTTTAGGCCGTACTTCACCATCCATGACCCTGATTTTAAGCATTTGAATTCACTTCGAGAAGGAGACACTTTCCCTCCTATGATATTGGGTGTGACGAATCTATTTTTCCTTAAAGCTCTTCGTAATATTCCCCACATTGTTTCGGTCGGCAGCCCTGCTCTTAATTCAAATCAGGTTCCCTTTGCAAGTAGGTCTGCTGGCAGAATTCATGGAAGACCAGAAGGATTCGGTCTTCAGCAGCTTTCCTTGAAGAAGTTTTCTCCTTCAAGTTTGTTGAGTGCTGTTAAGTTAAGGAGAGATGGTCCTCTTTGCCTCATGACAGAACATAAGGAAGCTGTTTGGAGCACCTATGTCGCAACGACTAAGCCTGACACATCTATCTTGAATAGGCTTATTGATGCTGGGATGTTACCAAGGGTTGAGGAGTCAATGTCAGTTGTTAACAATGAAATATTGCGCCGTCATTTCTTAGAGCTCACCACCAACTTTTTGGCTCCTTTTGGCCCATATTTTAGGGCCACCACTCCTTCTGAAGGATCACTTCCATTCATTGACCCTCCCCCTCTTCCTCCATTTGATGCTGATGAATTTCTGGCAAACTTATCAGCAAGAGGTGTGGGGAAGTTTTTGTCGAAGCGGATGAAGTCTAATTGGCTGGATTTATACAA GAGGTTCCTGAAAGGGCCAAACTTCATGCCATGGTTTCAAAGAAGGCTCACAGTTGCTGAACAAGAACAACATAGACTCTGGAGGCAGGCAAGAATGAAAGCTGACATAAAGCTGCTCATATCCAAAATGCCAGAATTGGAAGTTGTTGATTATTTCAATGCTATTGAAAGACATCTCCTTGGAGAAATTCAG GTTATAGCAgagaaatatttttga